Part of the Rhodococcus sp. OK302 genome is shown below.
CGTCCGCGATTGCCTACACCTAGCCTGAGCTCAGTGTTCAGTCCCAAGACGTCGTGCAGCGAACTGACGGAAGTATTCGACCTTCGACTCAGGCACGACAACCGGCAGGACCATGTTCCAAGACGACTTCATCGACTCGGACAACTCGCGCACAGTTCCGGTCGCCGCCGCTACCAATCGGACACCCGACACCATCTGAAGCAAGAAACGTGCAATGTCCGATGAATCGACGTCATGACGCAAGTCGCCCTCGTCGGCAGCGCGACTGGCGAGTTCCCGGAAGATGTCGAGCCAGACGTCGAATGTTGCGGGCCCCGATCCCCGGTAGTCACCGATCTCGACCAGCAAACGGAATGTCGCCCGAACCAGCACGTCGTGTGCACCGATGTCGACCGTCACCGAAGATATGCCGATCAGCGATTCCAATGCCGGTGTCCGACGGTCCAACCACAGCTCGCATTTGGCGTCGAACCGGGCCGCACCTTCATCGATCACCGCCCTGGCCAGCTCTTCCTTGGAACCGAAGTGGAAGTACAGCGCCCCCTTGGTCACCTGCGATTCAGCGATGATCTCGCTC
Proteins encoded:
- a CDS encoding ScbR family autoregulator-binding transcription factor, yielding MVRQERAEATRDSVLRGAAGVFIRLGYANASLSEIIAESQVTKGALYFHFGSKEELARAVIDEGAARFDAKCELWLDRRTPALESLIGISSVTVDIGAHDVLVRATFRLLVEIGDYRGSGPATFDVWLDIFRELASRAADEGDLRHDVDSSDIARFLLQMVSGVRLVAAATGTVRELSESMKSSWNMVLPVVVPESKVEYFRQFAARRLGTEH